The bacterium DNA window TTTTGGCACTACAAACCGATTTTGACGAATCCAAAATGTGCAAGTTGCTGATATAACAGGACTTATATTTTTAGAGACAGTGAAAAATATCCTGAATTAGCGATTTTTTCATGAAGTTGGGTTAAGTCAGATTCAGAATAACTTCTCTTTCTTAGTTCACTCCGGATGTGCATTCGAGTTACGGAGCCTTCTTCACGAACGAGCATTGGAACAGTAAAGAGGTCTTTCAAAGTAACTATTTTTTTTGAGCTCCACGGATGAGATGGTGAGACAATGAGAATGAGCCTATCTGAGGTAAACTTTTCAATAAGTAAGTCTTTATAATTTACTTCTGCGCCAACTATGCCCAGGTCTAATTCATGAGCGACCATCTGTTTGGTTATTTCAGAGGTATCCATAATGCGTAAAGCAATTTCAACAGCAGGATATTTTTGTTTAAATGAACCAAGCAAGTGTGGCATTAGACCTTCTCCAATGGTCACACCAGCACCAATGATAATTTTGCCTCTAAGTTTCGGTCCACAGGATTCACTTAATTCATCTTTAATCTGGTCTATACGGCTTAAGATTCCTTTAGCACTATGATATAGAATTTGTCCAGCGGAGGTAGGTAATATTTTACGGTCCAGTCTATCAAGCAATTTGGTGTGCAATTCATTTTCTAATGATTTAACCTGCAAACTTACGGCTGGTTGTGATAGATTGACTATAGTTCCCGCTTTAGAAAAGCTTCCCTGTTCAATTACGGCACAAAATGTCTTAAGTTCTCGTAATTCCATTTATCTTTGATTTTATATTAAATATGAGCATTTGTCAATAAAAATCTAACTGTGATGCAAGGGGCGAGAGAGCAGAGGGTAGAGATAGATGTCCCCCGCTGGCGGGGGATTAAGGAGGTGGAAGTTAGAGGGAGAAAAGCCCTTCAGCCTTCAGCCTGATTACAGACACGGATACCGGAGACGCCTCACGGATTTTTTCGTATTTCATCTGTGTCCATCTGTGGCTGAATAGTTACGATTTGGTTTATAATTTCTTCATCCCCTTCCGGGGCACCCACTTGTGGATCGTTCGTGGTTTTAAAAGATGTGAGTAAGGTTAATCTACCTGCACAGGTCGAAAAAATTTTACATTCCTAACTATTTGATGTATTTAGAGTTAGCAAGATAAATAAAAAAATTTAAAAAATTTTCCTTGACAAAAAATAAAAAATATGATACATATTATTTTGCATTTTGCAATAGAAAAAGTAAGGAGAAAGAATTATGAGAAGGAGAAAAAGTAACACTCATAGTTTATTAACCGAAAACGTTACTTACATAAGTCTAATACATACATACATAATAACGTCACTTTTAAACGCAGGAGATAATGGTTTTTATAATTATAATCAGCAGGTGATATTTAGCCTGCTTTTTTTGTGCCCTTTTGACAGGAAATCGAATATTCAATCCTAAAATTGGGTTATAAGAGGGAGAAAATTGAAAACATTAGGTCAACATTTACTTGTTGAGTTGTTTGAGTGTAATAGGAAAATTCTCGATGATGAAAAGATGATGGAAGAGATTTTAATCCAATCAGCAATTATTGGGGGTGCTACTGTAATGAAACATTTATCCCATAAGTATTCTCCACAAGGGGTAAGTGCTATCGTAATAATTGCTGAATCACATCTATCAATTCATACCTGGCCAGAATATGGATATGCGGGATGTGATATCTTTGCGTGTGCTAATAGCCTTAAGATGGAGAAAGCACTCGATTATATTGTAAGTCAAGTAGAACCAACAAATTTTACACTACTTGAAATAAAAAGAGGAAATATTAAATAAAAGGGAAAAACTTATTTTAAGGTACATTATCCTATATCTCAATGTATTTAACCAGTCAGAATATAATAATAGTAGAGAGAGAAAATGATATATGGGATGGGAATAGATATTGTGGGAATAAAAAGAATAGAAGATGTAATTAACAGGAATAAAGAAAGATTTTTGAAGAAGATATTTACAGATGGGGAGATTAATTATTGTAACTCTCAGAAATTGAAATATCACCATTATGCCGGGAGAATTGCTGTTAAAGAGGCGATGATTAAAGCCCTGGGAAGACGATATGGAATAGATTGGAGAGAGATGGAAGTTAAGAATGGTAAATTTGGTCAACCAAAATTAAATTTATATGGGAAAGCAATAGAAATAATTAAGAAATTGAATATTGTTAGTATTGAGGTTTCTATCTCCCATTGTGATGAATATGCTATAGCCGCGGTTATCTTAGAAAAATAAAGAATGGATAAAGATTATAAAGGAGCTCTTGAAAGAATTAAGAGATGGATAAAGAAAATATACAAAAAATAATAGAAGAAGAAACTCCATTAATAATAAGGGATGATATTATTTTAAGAGCTGAATATGGCTATATAAATACCAATACTTTTATAGTAAAAGATAGTAAAAATGATAAAATGTTTTATATTACAGAGGAAGGATTTAAAATCCTTACAGATTTATCTTCGAGTCGAACAATAAAGGGAATTTTAGGAATAATTTCGCCTCTTGATGAAGGAAAATTAGAAACGGTATATAAATTTTTAGATACTTTTCTAAAAGAAAATATTATTGTTAAAACAGAAAAATATGAAGAGAATAAAAATGTATTAAAAAATTTGGATTTGAAACCGATTGATAAATGTGTTTATACACCAATGAGTTTTCCTTCAACCATAAATTTATATCTAACTAATAGATGTAATTTGATGTGTAGGCATTGTATAAACTCATCTTCTCCGAATGAATTAAAAGGAGATGAACTCTCTACAGAGACAATAAAGGATTTATTAAATCAATTTGATAATGGAGGATTATTAGTATTAAAATTTTCTGGAGGAGAACCTTTATGCCGAGAAGATATAAATGAAATATTATTATCTGCAGCTCAATATAGATTTACATTAGAACTATTTTCTAACGGATTACTTATAAGAGAAGAAGACATAGAACTATTTTCAGAAATCACCAAAATAAAACAAAAAGGATTTTCTATTAATGTATCAATAGATGGAGCTACCCCAAATTCCCATGATTGGTTAAGAGGAAAGGAAGGAGCATTTTTTAAAACATTAGAGACTTTAAAATTACTGGCAAAAAATAAAATAAAAACCTCTGTAGAAGCAATAATACATCAGAAGAATAAGGAGGAATTGGAAGAAATAATTAATATCTGTCTTGATAATGGGGTAAGTGGGGTTTACTTTCACCCTGCTGCTTTCAACGGAAGAGCTATGAAAGAGAAAGACTTATACTTGAATATAGATGATATGTCCAGGATTCTATTAAGAGGTAATGATTTAATAGAGAAATATGCTAAATATACCACCATTATTTTTGACCCTTATCGTATCCCTTTCAAAAAGGAGGAAAATAAGAAAGAAAGACTTGCTTTACCACCAAACTCGTGTCCTGCTGGTATGTGTGATATGGTTATTTCATGTGAAGGGAAAGTTTATCCGTGTATTGAAGCCGTTGGATTTCATAAGTTGGAAATGGGAGATGTGAAAAAAAGGAACATAGGTGATATATGGGAAGATGATAAGTGGAGTATACTTCGAGGAGGATGGGAATTAAAGGAGTTAAAGGTGTGTAATACTTGTAAATTTAAACAGGAGGAATGTAATGTAAGTAGGTGCCGGTGTTACCCGTATAAAATTTTTGGTGATTTTTATGGCCCTTTACCTGAATGCTTCTATAATTATAAAACATTAGAATTAAGTGAAGATAAAATAACCCCCTATTTAAAATTACAAGGGGGATTATTATAAATAGTAAATGAGAATGTAGTTTTCCCCTCTTGTTTTAAAAGTTCTAATAAAAAGGATGTGAAGATGAAGAAGGATACCTCTCTCCTGATAAAAATGGTTATACTGCGAAAGGTGAGATAAGAGAAAATTTCAAATTCTCTCTTACCAAAATATTAGAGAGGAAGGAGGTGATAAAAAATGATTATTGAAGAAATGGAAGTAGAAGGGATACGTAATGAGATGACTAATTGCGGATGTGGAGGCAGTAAGGTGGTATGTAAGTGAGAAAAGAGAATGAAAAACGGGGTGTTATAGAGATAACCCGTAGAGTGAGATGAAGTTAAAAATTTCTATAACACCCCAAAATTTGAAATGGGGGGAGGGGTTACTATTTCTTGTGATTGAGCAAAAAAGTTATTTGGAATGAAATTGATGGGCGTTTTTACTTCAAGTGCGGTTTTATAGGAGTTATTAGTCAAAATTTGATATGATGTGAGACAAAAATCAAATATCAAAATGTAATTCAAAATGTAAAAAGCATGAGATTAAACCTATACAAATTCTCTTTGCATTTTTTTCATTTTGCATTTTGAGGTGGTGGGTGATTCTCTTTGTGAAAATTTGGTTGATAACCGCTATATATATACATGTTAAAGGTGCGATTACCAAAAATTATGCTAAGCAATTTTATCCATTTCACAATTTATAAAAACCAACTTAAGAATTCCAATATTAACAAGGGAAGAGATAATATCATAAGAAAAGTAAAATAACACTTTTAATATTTGGAAGATTTGAATCTAAGTTATGACTTAAAGAAGAAGGATAATCTATTATGAATAAAGAAGATAAATGGATAGTGAGAGAAGATATTATTCTAAGAGATGAAAGTAAATATATAAATTCTAACATATATATAGTAAAAGATAATATATACGGCAGGCCATTTTATGTAACAAGAGAAGGATTTGAAATACTTAAATATTTAGCATTTCCAAGGAAGATAGATGAAATTAAAGAATTCTATAAAAATTTCCTCAAATCTTCATTCTTAAATAAAGAAGAATCTGAAAAGATATCTAAATTTATCAACAAATTTATTGAGAATAATATTATAGTCAAAACAAATGAAGGTAAAGCTCATAAAAAAATATTATCAAATCTTTCACTTCCTTTGGTTAAAGATGTAAATTATATTCCTATGAGCTTCCCCATGGAAGTAATGATTCTTTTAACTGAGAGATGTAATTTAAGTTGTAGACATTGCATAATTTCATCTTCTCCAACTAAATCGAGGAAAGATGAACTTTCTACAGAAGAATTAAAGAGAATATTATTAGAGTTAGATAAAGGAGGATTACTTAATCTCATACTTAGTGGTGGTGAACCTCTGATTAGAAATGATATATGGGAGATATTACTTTTTGCCTCAAGGTTAAGATTTTCTTTAAGTCTACTAACGAATGGAATATTATTATCTCTCCCACAGATAGAAGTACTTTCAGAGATTGCAAAAAGAAAGGGGAGAGGATTTTGGGTAAACATTTCCTTAGACGGTTCAACACCAGAATCTCATGCACGGTTAAGGGGAAAAGAAAGAATTTTTAATCGTACACTACAAAATTTAAAATTGTTAGTGAAGAATAATATCCAATGTTCAACCGAGACAATACTGCATCAGAAAAATAAAGATGAAATTGAATCTATAATTAAAATATGTTTTGAGTTAGGAGTAAAGATAGTAACTTTGCATCCAGCATCCTTAAGTAGAAAGAGGGTTAAAGAAAAAGATTTATATATGACCTTAGATGAAATCATGGAAATTGGATATAAAATAGAAAAATTAAAAGAAAAATATTCTAATTATGGAAAAATAAATTTTGATCTATATCATTATTTTTTTACACAACCATCAGTAAGGATGAAAAAAGAGCAAGAAGAACAGAAAGATAATTCAATTAAGAGAATTAAACTGCCTCAAAATTGTTGTTCGGCTGGAATGTATTCAATGGTCATTTCTGCAAAAGGAAAGGTTTATCCCTGTGATGAAGTTTATGGATTGCAAATGTTTGAGATGGGAGATGTAAGAAAGAGTATTTTAATCGAGATATGGCATAATGAAAAATGGAATATATTTAGAGGAGGATGGAAAAGAGAGGATGTAAAGGTGTGTAATAAATGTATGTACAACGAAAGTTGTAGCATTATTAAATGCAGGTGTTATCCTTATAGCATCTTCAGAGATTTTTATGCCCCTTTACCGGCGTGTGTCTATAATTATAAAACAATAGGATTAAATGAGGAAGATATCACTCAATATAAAACTTGTCTTAATTTTTAATTGAAATTGCAATGGATGAGCCCAAGTTGCGCACTTTAAAGAAACAAATGTAGTAATATCAAGGCTCTACAAGACTTCAGACACTACATCATATATAAATTTCTTAAGAGGTAAGACTCAAGAAGACAAGGATTTTTTATTGATGGCCTTTTTGACGACCATATTGTAAAACAAGAATGTGATTTAAAGAAAGTATTTCTGAAGAACCTAATATATAATATCATAAGTAGAGAAATTTGTCAAGAAGAATTTTACTATTAAAAGACATTTTTTAAGACACTACAAAGGCGATTTTCAGATTTTATATATAGATTTTATGCGGGTTTTTACACGTACCACCCCCCTATTTTTAACTATTTTTTTAACAAAAATGCGCAAGTTGGGTTAGGATTTTGGGACGAAAATTAAAATGAGTATGCGAAGGAGAAAATTCTATAATCCAGAGGATACAAATCCTTGAGGAGGAAAAATGAACCATTATATGAGAACTGAACCTTGCACCAGAGGGCGTAATCTTTTAGTGTGGAACCAGTGGAATGGGAGATAAAGATACACCGGAAGGTAAAGAAATTGAACCCCAAAATCAAATAGTGTGATGAATGTCCAATATTGTCGTTGAGGAGGAGAGGGAATTTTCATATCCATTATTGGCAAGATTATGAGGGCCCAAAGCGGTCTAAGACCGTAGCAAAAATATAGGAGGGAGAGGAAACTATAATGCTCTTACAGGATTTATTAATAAAAATTCCTTTTCTCTTTACATTTTTTTATTATTTTGTACCTTATAAACTAAAATTTCTTTTTTTTCATATTTATTCCATTATATTTTTCAAAAGACACCAAAACCAATATATGCCGAATATATTCTCTAATTTAAAAGAAGCATTAGGGAATGAAAAATCCGAGGCGGAAATTGAGTTGATAGCTAAAAGAAATTTGGGACTCTTAATGAAGAAAGAAGCGGAGTTCTGTTTAAATTTTTCCCGGAAGATTGGGCAGAAAGATAAACGGATAATCTTTGAGTTTGAAAATCTTAAACAAACAGTGAAAATAAATAAAGGAGTGATTATAGCTCCACTTCATCTAACTGAATTTTTTTGGGCATGGCCATATTGGATAGCAAGTCAAGGATACAAAGTTCAAGTAGTTACTAATGAACCATTCGCTAAAGAAAGACTGATGGTAATAAGAGAAGAATTAGATGATGAAAAGGAGAATAAAAGTGGGTGGTATAATATAGAGATAATACAGGTAACTCCTTTGATACTTCAGTCTTGTCGCAATTTTTTAAAAGAAGGAGGAATTGTAATAATATACCCTGAATTTCAAGAGGGAAAGAAAAAACATATCATTGAATTCCTTGGGATTCCTATATATGTAGGATTAGGGATTATAGAGTTAAGTCTCAATATAGGAGCACCAATCCTATTATCTTGGGTAATTAAAAAGAATACTACTGTTATAGCTAGGATAGATAAACCTACGGAGTTAATTCTAACCGGAGATAAAAAAGAGGATATTGAGGTTAATATAAAACAGGTTTTCAAAATAATAGAATCTCATATCCAAAAAGAACCTGAAGAATGGTATCTATGGAAAGAAATTCATAGATTAAGGGCGATTGAAAAATGATTAAAAAGGAGGTTAATTAAATAGGATGAGGGTGCCGAATTTGCTCAAGAGAGTAATATTATTATGTATTTTAGTGGGATTTGTAGATAAATTCTTAGAGGCAAAGGAAGGAGCAATGGGAACAATTACCGATAAATGCAATCTTGCGTCTTGTAAAATAAGCTTTCCAGCAAAGCCACAAGAAAGTAAAGCAGATAATATTGCCAAAGATTTTACCTTAAAGGATATTTTGGGCAAGGGATATTTCCTACAAATGTTTCGTGGGAAGGTTATTTTGTTACATTTTGAAGCTACCTGGTGTGGAGGATGTCAATGCCAGGCTAAAAACATAGAAGGAGTATGGAAAAGATATAAATCAAAGGGAGTCCAGATTCTGAGTATCTATTCTGGAGAAGGGATATCGGCAGTAGTGGATTATAGAAAGCATTATGGCATTACTTATCCACAACTAATAGACCCTTCCTATAGGATATCTCGGGAATACGAGGCGCATATTGTGCCATACACAATTATTATTGACCAGAATATGAAGGTTAGGTATAAATGTGGATTAGTAGGATTCTTTTCTCCTCTTAGATTGATTGATGAGTTGTTTTTATGGTGGATGGCCCAAAAGAAAACCTTACCAGGGGAAGAAATTTCTCTCCCAAAAGAGCAACCTGAAATAAAAGGAAAGGAAGAAATAGGAATAATTGAGATTACTAAAGGTGCAGGGTTGAATGAGTTTTCCACTACCTTGACCGATAATTCAGGTAATGTCTGGGTAGTCTGGTGTGAGAAAAAGGATGAGCGAGGAAATATTTATGCCAGATATTATAATGGTGAGGTCTTGTCTGAGAAAATGGATGTAAGTGGAGATAAAGGGGATAATTATCAACCGAGAATAAGTCTTGATTCATCAGGAAATGTCTGGATAGCCTGGGCTTCCAACAGAGAAGGGAATTATAACATCTATGCCAGATATTACGATGGGGAAAACTGGTCTGAGATAATAAAGGTAACATCTGACAAAAAGGATGAGATGCATCCGGTAATAGCCTGTGATAATACCAATCGTATATGGTTTGCGTGGTATAGATGGACACCAATGTCTTTATTGTTGTTCAGAGAGAGAGGTCGCCATGTATTTGCCAAATATTATGATAATAAGAGTGGTGTTTGGTCAAAAGAAACGCTGATTACACAAGATTTTAGTAAATGGGACCATCACTCAGACCCAGAAATCACAGTAGATAACCAGGGGAAGATATGGTTAAGCTGGACTACTAATTATCATCCCGAATGTTATAAACCACCCAAAAGGCAGAAGTGCGATGGACCTTCTATCTTTGCTAAATGCTATGATGATGATAATTGGGGCACTCCTACAGTGGTAAGTATAGATACCCAAGGACAACATTCCAGGAATAATTACTATTCTAAAATAACTGCTGATAACTCAGGTGGAATATGGATAGTTTGGGAAGGTGCTTCTAAAGATTTTAAAAAGAGAAATATTTATGTTAAATATTATAAAGATGGGAAGTGGTCTGAGGTAATTCCTGTGAGTTCTTATGAAGGAGTTGAAAGTTCTCCAATTATCAGGCTAGATAGAGAGAATAACCCCTGGGTATTATGGAAAAGGGATGTAGATGGAAGATGGGATATTTATGGTAGTTATTATCAGAATAGTAAATGGACATCTCCATTTCCAGTGATTAGCTCAAGTGATGATGTAAATTCTTATGGCTTAGCCGTGGATAAAATGGGTAAAATTTATGTTGTCTGGTCTTCCTATGATGAATATGGTAATTCTAATGTCTATATAAAAAGTATTTTAAGAGGGGAAAAATGATTAATGGGTATAATTAAAATAGAGAATGTAACAAAGGTATTCTATCCCAAAGATGAGAAAAAAAGAATTATTGCCGTAGATAATCTAAATTTAGAAATCGAGAAAGGAGAGATTTTAAGTATTTTAGGACCAAATGGGGCGGGGAAGACTTCCATTGTTAAAATATGCTGTGGGTTATTAATCCCAAATAAGGGAAGAGTTCTAATTAATGGCTATGATGCTTTTACCCATCAGAAAAAAACAAAGAAGATAATAGCTGTACTTCTGGAAGGAGATAGAAATCTTTATTGGCGATTAACCGCCTATCAGAATCTAAAATATTTTGGTGCATTGAAACAATATCATAATAAAGAGTTTGAGAAATGGATTGATTATATTCTGGATTTTTTTGAGTTATCCGACCGTAAACATAACGAGGTTAAAGAATTTTCCAGAGGAATGAAACAAAAACTCTCCTTAGCTGTTGCTTTAATTGGTAACCCGGAGATTTTATTTTTAGATGAGCCTACTTTAGGATTGGATGTTTATGCAAATCGAGCCATAAAAAATAAACTTAGAGAGATTAGCTCTTTAATGCAAAAAACTATTATTATCGCTACGCATCAAATGGATGTAGCGAGGGATCTCTCTAATCGAGTGGCTATCTTAAATCGAGGTAAATTATTAGCCATAGATAAGCCAGAAAGTCTAATTAGATTATTCTCGCGCCAATATTATGAAATCAGGATAAAAGGAGAATTAACCCCTTACCAATATCAAAGTTTATCCGATCTAAATAATTTGA harbors:
- a CDS encoding LysR family transcriptional regulator, translated to MELRELKTFCAVIEQGSFSKAGTIVNLSQPAVSLQVKSLENELHTKLLDRLDRKILPTSAGQILYHSAKGILSRIDQIKDELSESCGPKLRGKIIIGAGVTIGEGLMPHLLGSFKQKYPAVEIALRIMDTSEITKQMVAHELDLGIVGAEVNYKDLLIEKFTSDRLILIVSPSHPWSSKKIVTLKDLFTVPMLVREEGSVTRMHIRSELRKRSYSESDLTQLHEKIANSGYFSLSLKI
- the speD gene encoding adenosylmethionine decarboxylase — protein: MKTLGQHLLVELFECNRKILDDEKMMEEILIQSAIIGGATVMKHLSHKYSPQGVSAIVIIAESHLSIHTWPEYGYAGCDIFACANSLKMEKALDYIVSQVEPTNFTLLEIKRGNIK
- the acpS gene encoding holo-ACP synthase — translated: MIYGMGIDIVGIKRIEDVINRNKERFLKKIFTDGEINYCNSQKLKYHHYAGRIAVKEAMIKALGRRYGIDWREMEVKNGKFGQPKLNLYGKAIEIIKKLNIVSIEVSISHCDEYAIAAVILEK
- a CDS encoding radical SAM protein, which encodes MDKENIQKIIEEETPLIIRDDIILRAEYGYINTNTFIVKDSKNDKMFYITEEGFKILTDLSSSRTIKGILGIISPLDEGKLETVYKFLDTFLKENIIVKTEKYEENKNVLKNLDLKPIDKCVYTPMSFPSTINLYLTNRCNLMCRHCINSSSPNELKGDELSTETIKDLLNQFDNGGLLVLKFSGGEPLCREDINEILLSAAQYRFTLELFSNGLLIREEDIELFSEITKIKQKGFSINVSIDGATPNSHDWLRGKEGAFFKTLETLKLLAKNKIKTSVEAIIHQKNKEELEEIINICLDNGVSGVYFHPAAFNGRAMKEKDLYLNIDDMSRILLRGNDLIEKYAKYTTIIFDPYRIPFKKEENKKERLALPPNSCPAGMCDMVISCEGKVYPCIEAVGFHKLEMGDVKKRNIGDIWEDDKWSILRGGWELKELKVCNTCKFKQEECNVSRCRCYPYKIFGDFYGPLPECFYNYKTLELSEDKITPYLKLQGGLL
- a CDS encoding radical SAM protein, translated to MNKEDKWIVREDIILRDESKYINSNIYIVKDNIYGRPFYVTREGFEILKYLAFPRKIDEIKEFYKNFLKSSFLNKEESEKISKFINKFIENNIIVKTNEGKAHKKILSNLSLPLVKDVNYIPMSFPMEVMILLTERCNLSCRHCIISSSPTKSRKDELSTEELKRILLELDKGGLLNLILSGGEPLIRNDIWEILLFASRLRFSLSLLTNGILLSLPQIEVLSEIAKRKGRGFWVNISLDGSTPESHARLRGKERIFNRTLQNLKLLVKNNIQCSTETILHQKNKDEIESIIKICFELGVKIVTLHPASLSRKRVKEKDLYMTLDEIMEIGYKIEKLKEKYSNYGKINFDLYHYFFTQPSVRMKKEQEEQKDNSIKRIKLPQNCCSAGMYSMVISAKGKVYPCDEVYGLQMFEMGDVRKSILIEIWHNEKWNIFRGGWKREDVKVCNKCMYNESCSIIKCRCYPYSIFRDFYAPLPACVYNYKTIGLNEEDITQYKTCLNF
- a CDS encoding redoxin domain-containing protein translates to MRVPNLLKRVILLCILVGFVDKFLEAKEGAMGTITDKCNLASCKISFPAKPQESKADNIAKDFTLKDILGKGYFLQMFRGKVILLHFEATWCGGCQCQAKNIEGVWKRYKSKGVQILSIYSGEGISAVVDYRKHYGITYPQLIDPSYRISREYEAHIVPYTIIIDQNMKVRYKCGLVGFFSPLRLIDELFLWWMAQKKTLPGEEISLPKEQPEIKGKEEIGIIEITKGAGLNEFSTTLTDNSGNVWVVWCEKKDERGNIYARYYNGEVLSEKMDVSGDKGDNYQPRISLDSSGNVWIAWASNREGNYNIYARYYDGENWSEIIKVTSDKKDEMHPVIACDNTNRIWFAWYRWTPMSLLLFRERGRHVFAKYYDNKSGVWSKETLITQDFSKWDHHSDPEITVDNQGKIWLSWTTNYHPECYKPPKRQKCDGPSIFAKCYDDDNWGTPTVVSIDTQGQHSRNNYYSKITADNSGGIWIVWEGASKDFKKRNIYVKYYKDGKWSEVIPVSSYEGVESSPIIRLDRENNPWVLWKRDVDGRWDIYGSYYQNSKWTSPFPVISSSDDVNSYGLAVDKMGKIYVVWSSYDEYGNSNVYIKSILRGEK
- a CDS encoding ABC transporter ATP-binding protein produces the protein MGIIKIENVTKVFYPKDEKKRIIAVDNLNLEIEKGEILSILGPNGAGKTSIVKICCGLLIPNKGRVLINGYDAFTHQKKTKKIIAVLLEGDRNLYWRLTAYQNLKYFGALKQYHNKEFEKWIDYILDFFELSDRKHNEVKEFSRGMKQKLSLAVALIGNPEILFLDEPTLGLDVYANRAIKNKLREISSLMQKTIIIATHQMDVARDLSNRVAILNRGKLLAIDKPESLIRLFSRQYYEIRIKGELTPYQYQSLSDLNNLNINKEEGEILVSGVIEEPHFIYKIIDILKEGTEIIAINKIEPSLEEVFLKIMGTTKQG